The genomic DNA GGCGCGAGAGCCACGTCAGCACTTCCGCACGACGCCGCGGACGACTCCCTTGATCTCCAGCCGGTCCGCGGGAACCATCAGCGGCTCGTAGTCGCGGTTCGCCGGCTGCAGCCGGACCATGCTGCCCTCGAGGTAGAACTTCTTGAGCGTGACGTCCTCGCCGTGGACCATCGCCACGACGAGTTGGCCGTTCTCCGCCGAGCGGCGTTCCTCGACGACGACGTAGTCCCCGTCGCGGATTTGTTCGTCGATCATCGAATCGCCGCGCACCTTGAGGGCGTAGGTGCGACCGACGCCGACCAGCCAGGACGGCACGGCCAGCGATTCCCGCTGTTCGATCGCCTCGATCGGCCGGCCGGCCGGAATGAGGCCGAGGAGCGGGATGTCCACCGCGCGCGGGGCCTGGTCTTCCGAGACGACTTCGATGGAGCGGTTCTGGTTCCAGCTGCGCCGGAGCAGCCCCTTTCGCACGAGGTTGGTGACGTGCTTGTGGACCGTGGCCACCGACGAGAGGCCGAAGTGGCGCCCTACTTCCTCGAGGCTCGGCGAGTAGCCGAACTCCCCGATGAACTGGTTGATGTAGTCGTAGATCTGCTTCTGGCGCTTGGTGAGGGCCACGGGCTGTCCTCCCGTTGGGCGGTCCGCGCCGACGCGCGTCGCCTGACGCCGACGCCGGCCGCCGCATGACGCGGCGGAGGCGGCGGAGGCGCTTCGATGGAAACTTACAGCAAACGCAGGGCGAAAACAAACCCCGAG from bacterium includes the following:
- the lexA gene encoding transcriptional repressor LexA, whose product is MALTKRQKQIYDYINQFIGEFGYSPSLEEVGRHFGLSSVATVHKHVTNLVRKGLLRRSWNQNRSIEVVSEDQAPRAVDIPLLGLIPAGRPIEAIEQRESLAVPSWLVGVGRTYALKVRGDSMIDEQIRDGDYVVVEERRSAENGQLVVAMVHGEDVTLKKFYLEGSMVRLQPANRDYEPLMVPADRLEIKGVVRGVVRKC